Proteins co-encoded in one Dryobates pubescens isolate bDryPub1 chromosome 4, bDryPub1.pri, whole genome shotgun sequence genomic window:
- the PRR15 gene encoding proline-rich protein 15 — protein sequence MADSAAATSAPRTGVKGSSAGPWWKSLTSKKHKEAAAAPPPAAASETPAAPPSPGGREEQPPLLGSGDAAGTGGGNRRSLRVSHSGRFKERRKVRTSLLADSPEVFDGGGAVGTAAQGAE from the coding sequence ATGGCTGACAGCGCCGCGGCCACCTCCGCCCCCCGTACCGGCGTGAAGGGCAGCTCGGCAGGGCCCTGGTGGAAGTCGCTGACCAGCAAGAAGCACAAGGAAGCGGCGGCCGCCCCGCCACCCGCTGCCGCCAGCGAGACCCCCGCCGCCCCGCCTAGCCCCGGCGGCCGAGAGGAGCAGCCGCCCCTCTTGGGCAGCGGTGATGCCGCGGGCACGGGCGGCGGCAACCGCCGGAGCCTCCGCGTCTCCCATTCGGGCCGCTTCAAGGAGAGGCGGAAGGTGCGCACCTCGCTGCTGGCCGACAGCCCCGAGGTCTTCGACGGAGGCGGTGCCGTGGGCACTGCCGCCCAAGGGGCCGAGTAG